From Eleftheria terrae, the proteins below share one genomic window:
- a CDS encoding DMT family transporter — MSSVLASAELTASPPPTSNRRREAVLLFITMIWGATFLVVQIGLSWAGPYTFVGLRFATAALLLALALRGQLAGLSRRELQAGALVGISAFFGYTLQTVGLQGISSSKSAFLTALYVPMVPLLQWALYRRPPRVMALLAVVLAFVGTVLLSNPAGLDWQFGLHDALTVGCAAAVAFEIILISRYAKGLDPARLAFVQLVVVALLCAPVAVLNAEAAPQWTPGLLACLGSMACATAFIQFAMNWAQQTVPATRATVIYAMEPVWAGIVGRLAGERLGVLGVLGGALIVLSVMVSELRWPRRKAPPAAS; from the coding sequence ATGAGTTCCGTCCTTGCCTCTGCCGAACTGACGGCTTCGCCGCCCCCCACCTCCAACCGCCGCCGCGAAGCGGTGCTGCTGTTCATCACGATGATCTGGGGCGCCACCTTCCTGGTGGTGCAGATCGGCCTGAGCTGGGCCGGCCCCTACACCTTCGTCGGGCTGCGCTTTGCCACGGCCGCCTTGCTGCTGGCGCTGGCGCTGCGCGGGCAGCTCGCTGGACTGAGCCGCCGGGAACTGCAGGCCGGTGCGCTGGTGGGCATTTCGGCGTTCTTCGGCTACACGCTGCAGACGGTCGGCCTGCAGGGCATCTCGAGCAGCAAGTCGGCCTTCCTGACCGCGCTGTACGTGCCCATGGTGCCGCTGCTGCAATGGGCCTTGTACCGCCGGCCGCCCCGCGTGATGGCGCTGCTGGCGGTGGTGCTGGCCTTCGTCGGCACGGTGCTGCTGTCCAACCCGGCGGGGCTGGACTGGCAGTTCGGCCTGCACGATGCGTTGACGGTGGGTTGCGCCGCGGCGGTTGCCTTCGAAATCATCCTCATCAGCCGCTATGCCAAGGGGCTGGACCCGGCCCGGCTGGCGTTCGTGCAACTGGTGGTCGTCGCGCTGCTGTGCGCGCCGGTGGCAGTGCTCAACGCAGAGGCGGCGCCGCAGTGGACGCCCGGGCTGCTCGCCTGCCTCGGCAGCATGGCCTGCGCGACCGCCTTCATCCAGTTCGCGATGAACTGGGCGCAGCAGACCGTGCCGGCCACGCGGGCCACCGTGATCTATGCGATGGAGCCGGTCTGGGCCGGCATTGTCGGCCGGCTGGCAGGCGAGCGGCTCGGGGTGCTGGGCGTCCTCGGCGGGGCCTTGATCGTGCTGAGCGTGATGGTCAGCGAGCTGCGCTGGCCGCGTCGGAAAGCACCGCCCGCGGCCTCCTGA
- a CDS encoding XRE family transcriptional regulator has protein sequence MKSKPTLVLQHVATNLRAARLARGLSQEALATASDVSRRMLVSLENGDTNVSLVTLDRIATALGLAFAELLRPPGNSAVRGEPVLAWRGRQAGSHALLLESLRQPLGIVELWEFRLAAGDRYDAQPDSPGFHEMLYVVDGSVCVLTSSGSRALGAGQSWLFASDQAYVYENSSDAPTTFVRNVIAPRG, from the coding sequence ATGAAAAGCAAGCCCACCCTGGTGCTGCAGCACGTGGCGACCAACCTGCGCGCCGCGCGGCTGGCTCGCGGGCTGAGCCAGGAAGCGCTCGCCACTGCCTCGGACGTCAGCCGCCGCATGCTGGTCAGCCTGGAAAATGGCGACACCAACGTCAGCCTGGTGACGCTGGACCGCATTGCGACCGCCCTCGGGCTGGCCTTCGCCGAACTGCTGCGCCCGCCCGGCAACAGCGCCGTCCGGGGCGAGCCGGTGCTCGCCTGGCGTGGCCGGCAAGCCGGCAGCCATGCCCTGCTGCTCGAGAGCCTGCGCCAGCCGCTCGGCATCGTGGAGTTGTGGGAGTTCCGCCTGGCCGCCGGCGACCGCTACGACGCCCAGCCCGACTCGCCCGGCTTCCACGAAATGCTCTACGTGGTGGACGGCTCGGTGTGTGTTCTCACTTCGTCCGGCTCCCGCGCGCTGGGTGCCGGGCAGTCCTGGCTGTTCGCCTCCGACCAAGCCTACGTCTACGAAAATTCAAGCGACGCACCCACCACATTTGTGAGAAATGTCATTGCCCCGCGGGGCTGA
- a CDS encoding M20 family metallopeptidase, with amino-acid sequence MSDHERIDAWIDAHFDEQVRFLQEVVRVPTDTPPGNNAPHAERTAELLGRFGFEAERHAVPQAEVEAAGLASITNLIVRRRYSEGRTIALNAHGDVVPPGEGWTHDPYGGEIVDGRLYGRAAAVSKSDFATYTFAVRALESLGRPLKGSVELHFTYDEEFGGELGPGWLLAQGLTRPDLLIAAGFSYEVVTAHNGCLQMEVAVHGRMAHAAIPHTGIDALQGAVTLLQALYACNERYARTCSAVPGIRHPYLNVGRIEGGTNTNVVPGKVVFKLDRRMIPEEDPVAVEAELRHVITEAAAGVPGITVEIRRLLLARALQPLPGNAPLVEALQRHGEAVIGEPIPTMGSPLYTDVRLYCERGIPAVIYGAGPRTVLESQAKRADEHLVLADLKRATRVVARALLDLLS; translated from the coding sequence ATGAGCGACCATGAACGCATCGATGCCTGGATCGATGCGCACTTCGACGAACAGGTGCGCTTCCTGCAGGAAGTGGTGCGCGTGCCCACCGACACCCCGCCGGGCAACAATGCACCGCATGCCGAGCGCACGGCCGAGCTGCTGGGCCGCTTCGGCTTCGAGGCCGAGCGCCACGCGGTGCCGCAGGCCGAGGTGGAAGCTGCTGGGCTGGCCTCCATCACCAACCTCATCGTGCGGCGCCGCTACAGCGAAGGCCGCACCATCGCGCTCAACGCGCATGGCGACGTGGTGCCCCCCGGCGAGGGCTGGACGCACGATCCCTATGGCGGCGAGATCGTCGACGGCCGGCTCTACGGCCGGGCCGCCGCCGTCAGCAAGAGCGACTTCGCCACCTACACGTTCGCGGTGCGTGCGCTGGAGTCGCTCGGCCGCCCGTTGAAGGGCAGCGTGGAGCTGCATTTCACCTATGACGAGGAGTTCGGCGGCGAGCTGGGCCCGGGCTGGCTGCTGGCCCAGGGGCTGACACGGCCGGACCTGCTGATCGCCGCCGGCTTCAGCTACGAGGTGGTGACGGCCCACAACGGCTGCCTGCAGATGGAGGTGGCGGTGCACGGCAGGATGGCGCATGCGGCCATCCCGCACACCGGCATCGATGCGCTGCAGGGCGCCGTCACGCTGCTGCAGGCGCTGTATGCCTGCAACGAGCGCTATGCCCGGACCTGCTCGGCCGTGCCCGGCATCCGCCACCCCTACCTCAATGTCGGCCGCATCGAAGGCGGCACCAACACCAACGTCGTGCCGGGCAAGGTCGTCTTCAAGCTCGACCGCCGCATGATCCCCGAGGAAGACCCGGTGGCGGTCGAGGCCGAGCTGCGCCACGTCATCACCGAGGCGGCGGCCGGCGTGCCAGGCATCACGGTGGAGATACGCCGGCTGCTGCTGGCACGCGCGCTGCAACCGCTGCCGGGCAACGCACCCCTGGTAGAGGCACTGCAGCGCCACGGCGAAGCGGTGATCGGCGAGCCCATTCCCACCATGGGCAGCCCGCTCTACACCGACGTGCGGCTCTACTGCGAGCGCGGCATCCCGGCCGTCATCTATGGCGCCGGCCCGCGCACGGTGCTGGAGTCGCAGGCCAAGCGGGCCGACGAGCACCTGGTGCTGGCCGACCTGAAGCGCGCCACCCGGGTGGTGGCGCGGGCGCTGCTCGACCTGTTGAGCTGA
- a CDS encoding substrate-binding periplasmic protein yields MARSPRTLLPALVLAALAWPAPAARAQESVGIDIANAPFMYQRDGEAAGLYPALLRAAFARMGQPLTLQALPWGRVVAALETGRAGAAGMYKTTERLRRFDFSEPLFVEQLYVYAPAARAAGIRSVSDLKGLRIGVLRGWNYGDAFDTALRAGELHAEPAASDVYNFRKLSAGRLDAVLAVEQSGSAQLRSGAFPGVAPTAAPLLALPAHLVFLKNTGRQALLRRFNLALQELKASGDYRRMVDDALAESRRLGRAAGPAADTAAPPAARDTPRIRHAAASAAPQAGDVRRPRAVLSDAASAAR; encoded by the coding sequence ATGGCACGGTCCCCTCGCACCCTGTTGCCGGCCCTTGTGCTGGCAGCCCTCGCCTGGCCCGCCCCCGCGGCGCGGGCGCAGGAATCGGTGGGCATCGACATCGCCAACGCCCCTTTCATGTACCAGCGTGACGGCGAAGCGGCCGGCCTCTACCCGGCACTGCTGCGCGCCGCCTTCGCCAGGATGGGCCAGCCGCTGACCCTGCAGGCGCTGCCCTGGGGGCGGGTGGTGGCCGCGCTGGAGACCGGCCGGGCCGGTGCCGCCGGCATGTACAAGACCACCGAGCGGCTGCGCCGCTTCGATTTCAGCGAGCCGCTGTTTGTCGAGCAGCTCTACGTATATGCCCCGGCGGCGCGGGCGGCCGGCATCCGCTCGGTGAGCGACCTCAAGGGCCTGCGCATCGGCGTGCTGCGCGGCTGGAACTATGGCGATGCCTTCGACACCGCGCTGCGTGCCGGCGAGCTGCATGCGGAGCCGGCCGCCAGCGACGTCTACAACTTCCGCAAGCTCAGCGCCGGTCGGCTGGATGCGGTGCTGGCGGTGGAACAGTCGGGCTCCGCGCAGCTGCGCTCCGGCGCCTTCCCCGGGGTGGCGCCGACCGCGGCGCCCCTGCTGGCCCTGCCGGCCCACCTGGTGTTCCTGAAGAACACCGGCAGGCAGGCCTTGCTGCGGCGCTTCAACCTGGCGCTGCAGGAGCTGAAAGCCTCAGGCGACTACCGCCGCATGGTCGACGACGCGCTGGCCGAGAGCCGCCGCCTGGGCCGCGCGGCGGGCCCGGCTGCGGACACGGCCGCGCCCCCCGCGGCGCGCGACACGCCGAGGATCCGGCATGCGGCTGCGTCTGCAGCCCCGCAGGCCGGTGATGTCAGGAGGCCGCGGGCGGTGCTTTCCGACGCGGCCAGCGCAGCTCGCTGA